The Terriglobus roseus region GTGGCCAACTTCCTGCGGCTGCTGAAGCTTCCCCAGGCCGTGCAGGAAAAGGTAGAAGGTGGAGAACTCAGCTTCGGACACGCTCGCGCCCTGCTGGCCCTGGAATCTGAGGCGCAGATGCTTGCTGCAGCGCAGAAGATTGTGGCTCTAAGCCTTTCGGTTCGTGGCACGGAAAACTATGTGAAGGGACTCCTGGATCCCGAACGCAAACTCGGCAAGGTCAAGGCAGACGAGGAACCTGAAATTGATCCCAACGTGAAGGCAGCACAAGACAAGCTGCAGCGTTCGTTGGGATTGAAGGTTCGTATTGAAGACACCCGCGGCAAAGGGCGAGTGGTCATTGAATACAGCAACCTCGAAGATTTCGACACGCTGCTGACCATGCTCTCCGCAAACTAAGTTCACTATCAGCGATAGCCCGCGTTGTCTCCTAATCTTTTAGGAGACAACTCCTAAAAGATTAGGACTGAAAGCAAGTCACACCATGATGCAAGCCACCGCGTTCGAATACAAACATCGTTTTCTGATCCATGCGTTGATTTACACACTTTGTTTTGCAGCTCCATGGCCTGACTATCACAACGGCTTCCACGGCCTCACGCTTTGGAGCTTCATGCGCAATGGCAGCGCGTGGTTCCGCATCGCAAACAATCTTTCGCAGCCTCAGTACGTTCGCTTCGCAAGCTTCTGGAACGGCACATTGATTGTCATTCTGCTGTTCGCCTTCGCGGGTGCTTTGTTGCGTACGTGGGGTGCTTCTTATCTTGGCGCGTCCACCGTTAAGAACGGTGGCATGGAAGGCAATCGCGTCATTGCCGATGGACCATTTCGCTTCGTCCGCAATCCGTTGTATCTCGGAACCATTCTGCACACCGTTGCCCTTGCATTTCTCATGCGGCCAGAGGCTGCGGTTCTCTGCATCATCCTCATCACCATTGTTCAACTGCGTCTGATCGGCCGCGAAGAACCATACCTAATGGGCCACCTTGGCGAAACCTACCGCGCATATGTTGAAGAAGTCCCACGCATCATTCCGTCACTGAAGCCATGCACGGCTTCAGGCACCAACCGCCCGGACTGGAAGCAGGGCATCCTCAGCGAGTTCTACATGCTGGGCGCAGCCATCTCTTTCGCAGCATTGGGATGGGCTGATGGCTTTAACTGGGAGAACACGGTGCCGCACGTCATCCAAGGCATCCTCATCTCGCTCGGCATCTCCATCGTCCTCCGCGCGTTCATTCCAAAGTCCGAACTCTAGGCCATCGCCAGGGCGCGCTCTGCATCGCTGAAAGGCCGCGAGCGCGCAACGGAGATGCCACGCACTGAATTCTTCCGATTGCCACCCACGGCGCAGTAGAAGTGATACAGGTCGCCGTTGTGCATCACCACGGAAGGCTTGTGCGCGTAGATGCCATCCACCGATCCCGGCGCCCCCACATTCACCACTGGCTCTTCCTGCTTAGTTGCGTGGAAGAGATCAGGGCCGCTGGCCACCAGGTCGCGCGCCACACCTTTGTCATCCAGTCCAAAGTAGAAGAACGCCCATTCCCTGCCGTTCTTCAACACACACGGATCGCTCGCAAAGTGCGCGTCATAAGATCCCGCAGGCCCATTGCGCAGAATCGGATTGCCCTCGTAACGCGTCCACGTCTTCAGATCTTTTGACGTCGCCACACCCGTCTGCTCATGCCATGGTCCCGTGGTGTGGTCCTTCGCGTTGTAGAAGAGATAGAACGTATCACCCTCGCGCAGCAGACACGGTTTGTACAGCCCGCCTCGCTCCCACGCCGCGCCATCTTCCGAGCGCAGAATGATGTCGCCCGGCGTCCATGCAAGACCATCCTTGCTATGCGCCAAGCCGATCACCGCAGCGCCGCTCTCATAGCCCTGCGAAGGATACGCGTGATACGCGCCCACATAGCTGCCCTGCACGCGTTGAATGCGGCCCTGCGATGTCAGGTCGTTCTCGCGCAGAATCCAGTTCATGGCCACGTTGTATTTCAGTACAGGATTGTTGGGGTCGCGCCGCAGAATGCAGCCCACCTTCTTCCATCGCAACAGGTCTTCTGACGAAGCGAGGCCCGTCTGATAGCCAATGCCGTCAAAGGCAACAAACGTCATGTGCCAGAGATTGCCGTTGCGAAACACAAAAGGGCAGTCAACACTCTTGCTGTCATACGCGCCGGCTTCGTTTGACGGCCCCAGTACAAGCCGATCCAGCTTGAAGGGCGACAGCAGCGAACGCGGTTCTGCGCTCCGTGGCGCGGCATAGGCATGCGAAGCCGCAAATGCAGAGAGAGCAAGAAAGCGCCGGCGAGAGAGGGCATACATAGCGACTCCCTTATACGTCAGCACCAGGGCAAAGCAAAAGCCGCGACAGCGTATAGCCGTCGCGGCTCTGTATGCTTTTGCGAAGCGTCTGCCTCGCTGTGAAACTACTTCTTGGCGGCAGCCTTAACCGGAGCGATTGCGTCCTTAGCAGCCTTGGCCACGCGGAACTTCACAACGGTCTTTGCCTTGATCTTGATGGCTTCGCCGGTCTGGGGGTTGCGGCCCGTGCGTGCCTTGCGCTCTGCCTTCACCAGCTTGCCCAGTCCGGGGATGGTGAACTCGCCGTTCTTCTTGGTCTCC contains the following coding sequences:
- a CDS encoding methyltransferase family protein, yielding MMQATAFEYKHRFLIHALIYTLCFAAPWPDYHNGFHGLTLWSFMRNGSAWFRIANNLSQPQYVRFASFWNGTLIVILLFAFAGALLRTWGASYLGASTVKNGGMEGNRVIADGPFRFVRNPLYLGTILHTVALAFLMRPEAAVLCIILITIVQLRLIGREEPYLMGHLGETYRAYVEEVPRIIPSLKPCTASGTNRPDWKQGILSEFYMLGAAISFAALGWADGFNWENTVPHVIQGILISLGISIVLRAFIPKSEL
- a CDS encoding HU family DNA-binding protein — translated: MAKGLTKTALIRTIAEQLELPNKQVALFFDTLAATAVKETKKNGEFTIPGLGKLVKAERKARTGRNPQTGEAIKIKAKTVVKFRVAKAAKDAIAPVKAAAKK
- a CDS encoding family 43 glycosylhydrolase; amino-acid sequence: MYALSRRRFLALSAFAASHAYAAPRSAEPRSLLSPFKLDRLVLGPSNEAGAYDSKSVDCPFVFRNGNLWHMTFVAFDGIGYQTGLASSEDLLRWKKVGCILRRDPNNPVLKYNVAMNWILRENDLTSQGRIQRVQGSYVGAYHAYPSQGYESGAAVIGLAHSKDGLAWTPGDIILRSEDGAAWERGGLYKPCLLREGDTFYLFYNAKDHTTGPWHEQTGVATSKDLKTWTRYEGNPILRNGPAGSYDAHFASDPCVLKNGREWAFFYFGLDDKGVARDLVASGPDLFHATKQEEPVVNVGAPGSVDGIYAHKPSVVMHNGDLYHFYCAVGGNRKNSVRGISVARSRPFSDAERALAMA